Proteins found in one Gammaproteobacteria bacterium genomic segment:
- the gpmI gene encoding 2,3-bisphosphoglycerate-independent phosphoglycerate mutase: MIDKAPRRPVLLIVMDGFGVNPSRLNNAVAVAETPHLDACFAHCSHTTLHASGPAVGLPDGQMGNSEVGHLTIGCGSVIRQDIVAIDDAIADRSFFTNPVFVDAMVRARRAHRPLHLLGLVSDGGVHSQMGHIHALIRMCKEARVQPLLHMITDGRDTAPKASLTFLRRVEAELHEAGGAVASIMGRYYAMDRDHRWERTELAWRALVLGKGRTEAGADSAIRGAWDAGDTDEFIRPILLPTFQPVGAEDEVVFFNFRKDRPKQIVSALALKAFTGFDRGDAALPNVTCMMPYDREFGLPYAFEPERPDVTLGEVISEAGLQQFRCAETEKYPHVTYFFNGQRAEPFSGEYQFVIPSPRVATYDLKPAMSAQEVADAVVDAIAKDKFAFILVNFANGDMVGHTAVWHAALEAVETLDREVGRVLAAARTAGYSVILTADHGNCEELVSPTTEEPQTQHTVYPVPCAVIDEQVWQLSCVGGLSNIAPAVLQLMGLGQPAAMTGRSLLLRPLEPVGREKSIRTAA; the protein is encoded by the coding sequence ATGATCGACAAAGCGCCAAGACGACCCGTGTTACTGATCGTGATGGACGGCTTCGGCGTCAATCCCTCGCGCCTGAACAACGCCGTCGCCGTTGCCGAGACACCCCATCTCGACGCCTGTTTCGCGCATTGCTCCCATACCACGCTACATGCCTCAGGCCCGGCGGTGGGGTTGCCGGACGGGCAGATGGGCAACTCGGAGGTCGGGCATCTGACCATCGGTTGCGGGAGCGTGATCCGCCAGGACATCGTGGCGATCGACGACGCTATCGCCGACCGGTCCTTCTTTACCAATCCGGTGTTCGTCGATGCGATGGTCCGTGCCCGCCGCGCGCACCGACCTCTGCATCTGCTCGGTCTGGTCTCCGACGGCGGGGTACACAGTCAGATGGGGCATATCCACGCGCTGATCCGAATGTGCAAGGAGGCGAGGGTTCAGCCGTTACTGCACATGATTACCGATGGTCGCGATACCGCACCGAAGGCGTCTCTGACCTTTCTCCGGCGGGTCGAGGCTGAGCTGCACGAGGCTGGCGGTGCAGTGGCCAGCATCATGGGAAGGTATTACGCCATGGATCGAGACCACCGCTGGGAACGAACCGAACTGGCATGGCGGGCGCTAGTCCTGGGAAAGGGCCGGACGGAGGCCGGTGCCGACAGTGCGATCCGTGGCGCCTGGGACGCGGGCGATACCGACGAATTCATCCGTCCGATTCTGTTGCCCACCTTTCAACCGGTCGGGGCGGAGGACGAAGTGGTCTTTTTCAATTTCCGCAAGGACCGGCCGAAGCAGATCGTTTCCGCCCTCGCCCTGAAGGCGTTCACGGGGTTCGATCGGGGCGATGCGGCGCTGCCGAATGTGACCTGTATGATGCCCTACGACAGGGAGTTCGGTCTGCCCTACGCCTTCGAGCCGGAGCGCCCGGATGTCACCCTCGGTGAGGTCATCAGCGAGGCCGGTTTGCAGCAGTTCCGCTGTGCCGAGACCGAGAAGTATCCGCACGTCACCTATTTCTTCAACGGTCAGCGGGCCGAACCGTTCAGCGGTGAGTACCAGTTCGTTATCCCCTCGCCCAGGGTGGCGACCTATGACCTCAAGCCGGCCATGAGTGCCCAGGAGGTGGCGGATGCGGTGGTCGACGCCATCGCCAAGGACAAGTTCGCCTTTATCCTGGTCAATTTCGCTAACGGTGACATGGTGGGACACACGGCGGTCTGGCACGCGGCACTGGAGGCGGTGGAGACGCTGGATCGCGAGGTGGGCCGGGTGCTGGCGGCAGCGCGGACTGCCGGATACTCCGTTATCCTCACGGCCGATCACGGTAACTGTGAGGAACTCGTCAGCCCGACCACGGAAGAGCCACAGACCCAGCACACGGTATATCCGGTTCCCTGTGCGGTCATCGACGAGCAAGTCTGGCAGCTGTCCTGTGTCGGCGGTCTATCCAATATCGCGCCCGCGGTGCTGCAGCTGATGGGCCTCGGACAGCCTGCAGCGATGACGGGACGGTCCCTGCTGCTGCGACCCCTGGAACCGGTTGGCCGCGAAAAATCGATTCGCACCGCTGCCTGA
- a CDS encoding transglutaminase family protein, producing MRFRIFHRTGYHYNRPVRLSCHELRVVPRNDPGQVLLASHVKIDPVPVRQSCGIDCEGNVVHWLWFDRPTESLLIDVSLTVETLRSNAFDYLLPSDMISVPFHYPPECQGHLTTYLSAAVHPSAQRFTDSILASDRDTLGFLSDLNLAINEFYTGDIRESGEHQAAEETLARRQGVCRDLTVLFTECCRAVGIAARFVSGYQKGEPGPRKRYLHAWPEVYLPNGGWRGYDPTHAQAVSDGHVAVAGAAVPARANPVNGGFVAPDGIAAARLSVELDIHVGDNA from the coding sequence ATGCGATTCCGGATCTTTCATCGAACCGGCTATCACTATAATCGGCCCGTGCGCCTGAGCTGTCACGAGTTGCGGGTCGTTCCCCGGAACGATCCGGGTCAGGTATTGCTCGCCTCCCATGTAAAGATCGATCCGGTCCCGGTGCGCCAGTCCTGCGGCATAGACTGCGAGGGCAATGTCGTACATTGGTTATGGTTCGATCGCCCGACCGAATCGCTGCTAATCGACGTGTCGCTCACCGTCGAGACGCTGCGCAGCAATGCCTTCGACTACCTGTTGCCTTCCGACATGATCTCCGTGCCGTTTCACTACCCACCCGAATGCCAGGGGCACCTGACCACCTATCTGTCGGCGGCGGTGCACCCGTCGGCTCAGCGCTTCACAGATTCGATCCTGGCGTCCGATCGGGACACGCTGGGATTTCTGAGCGACCTGAACCTGGCGATCAACGAGTTCTACACTGGAGACATCAGGGAGTCCGGCGAGCACCAGGCGGCTGAAGAGACTCTGGCCAGGCGACAGGGTGTTTGCCGGGATCTTACCGTGCTGTTCACGGAATGCTGTCGCGCGGTGGGAATCGCGGCGCGCTTCGTCAGCGGCTACCAGAAGGGCGAGCCGGGACCGCGCAAGCGCTATCTGCACGCGTGGCCCGAGGTCTATCTGCCCAACGGGGGCTGGCGGGGTTACGACCCAACCCATGCGCAAGCCGTATCGGATGGGCACGTCGCCGTCGCTGGCGCGGCGGTCCCTGCGCGGGCCAATCCGGTCAACGGGGGGTTCGTCGCGCCTGACGGCATCGCCGCAGCCCGACTCTCCGTCGAACTGGATATCCATGTGGGTGACAACGCATGA
- a CDS encoding DUF167 domain-containing protein, translated as MTRLRIKVVPSSSKDVIAEWLDDALKVRVRAPAEKGRANAAVVKLLERTLALPKGRLRILSGKTSGWKVVEIPGMSESEVLERLFEIPPG; from the coding sequence ATGACGAGGCTGCGGATCAAGGTGGTGCCCTCGTCCTCGAAAGACGTCATCGCCGAGTGGCTCGACGATGCCCTGAAAGTCCGCGTCAGGGCGCCCGCGGAGAAGGGCAGGGCCAACGCGGCGGTGGTGAAACTCCTGGAACGTACCCTGGCGCTGCCCAAGGGGCGCCTTCGGATTCTCTCGGGAAAGACCTCCGGCTGGAAGGTCGTCGAGATTCCGGGGATGTCGGAGTCGGAGGTTCTGGAGCGGCTTTTCGAAATCCCCCCGGGCTGA
- a CDS encoding RidA family protein, translated as MKRESVNPWDWGLKWNMDQGELVSGAGRMLHCSGQVAVEPDPDSEIGIRVMHAGDIRGQMESALSNIDTVLAAAGMTRANIITVRSFTTNIDGFLANYDVYSDWIAAAGIRPSLSLLGVQRLVLPRLMVEIEVTAAD; from the coding sequence ATGAAGCGGGAGTCGGTGAATCCCTGGGACTGGGGCCTGAAATGGAACATGGATCAGGGGGAGCTGGTCTCGGGGGCGGGCCGGATGCTGCACTGTTCAGGTCAGGTGGCCGTGGAGCCCGATCCGGATTCGGAGATCGGCATCCGGGTGATGCATGCCGGAGACATCAGGGGGCAGATGGAATCGGCCTTGTCGAACATCGATACCGTGCTCGCCGCGGCCGGGATGACGCGGGCAAACATAATCACCGTGCGTTCCTTCACGACCAACATCGACGGGTTCCTCGCGAACTACGACGTGTATTCGGACTGGATCGCGGCGGCGGGCATCAGGCCTTCCCTATCGCTGCTCGGTGTGCAGCGGCTGGTCCTGCCCCGCCTCATGGTCGAGATCGAGGTGACTGCCGCGGACTAG
- a CDS encoding DNA-3-methyladenine glycosylase I, producing MVRRCAWCGSDPLYVAYHDDEWGVPARDDRHLFEMLILEGAQAGLSWSTILKKRENYRIAFDGFDVERVAAYQDRDVQRLLGDRGIVRNRLKVASALRNARATLEVTREFGSFAAYLWGFVDDTPIRNAWKSLEEIPASTEVSDRMSRELKKRGFNFVGSTICYAFMQAVGMVNDHTTDCFRYDAIHVLPRGSG from the coding sequence TTGGTAAGGAGATGCGCCTGGTGCGGCAGCGACCCCCTCTACGTCGCCTACCATGACGATGAATGGGGTGTCCCGGCACGCGACGATCGGCATCTGTTCGAGATGCTGATCCTGGAGGGCGCACAGGCGGGCTTGAGCTGGTCGACGATCCTGAAGAAAAGGGAGAACTATCGGATCGCCTTCGACGGGTTCGATGTGGAACGGGTGGCGGCCTACCAGGATCGAGACGTCCAGCGGCTGTTGGGAGATCGCGGCATCGTCCGCAACCGGCTCAAGGTCGCATCGGCCCTCCGGAACGCGCGAGCCACATTGGAGGTCACCAGAGAATTCGGCAGCTTCGCTGCATACCTCTGGGGTTTCGTCGATGACACCCCGATACGCAATGCCTGGAAGTCTCTCGAAGAGATCCCCGCGAGCACGGAGGTATCCGACCGCATGAGCCGGGAACTGAAGAAACGTGGTTTCAACTTCGTTGGATCGACGATCTGCTATGCCTTCATGCAGGCCGTTGGCATGGTGAACGATCACACCACGGACTGCTTCCGCTACGACGCGATCCATGTTCTGCCGCGCGGGTCGGGTTGA